In Nitratireductor basaltis, the following are encoded in one genomic region:
- a CDS encoding nuclease domain-containing protein: MGIVSQKLRNSACGQDCSFSIPGVCNHNPETVVLCHAPSEVKGIGNKSHDYHAAFGCSACHEALDQHRLPEKWHEYFYWLRGLQRTWTIWVEHGLVIIPVDPATAKRRRKKKAKMPSRPIPSRPFPKRAKERA, encoded by the coding sequence ATGGGCATTGTTTCCCAGAAGCTCCGCAACAGCGCGTGCGGGCAGGACTGTTCATTTTCCATCCCAGGCGTCTGCAATCACAACCCCGAAACCGTGGTGCTGTGCCATGCGCCTTCTGAGGTGAAGGGCATCGGCAACAAGAGCCACGACTACCACGCCGCGTTCGGATGCAGCGCTTGCCATGAGGCGCTTGATCAGCACCGGCTCCCTGAGAAGTGGCACGAGTATTTCTATTGGCTTCGCGGGCTCCAGCGCACTTGGACGATCTGGGTTGAGCACGGGCTGGTCATCATTCCCGTCGATCCGGCTACAGCGAAGCGCAGGCGAAAGAAGAAGGCGAAGATGCCTTCGCGGCCGATCCCGAGCAGGCCATTCCCAAAGCGAGCGAAGGAAAGAGCATGA
- a CDS encoding tyrosine-type recombinase/integrase encodes MKVNFPGLVVEPLPSGKKRYRVRPEGDKAKRIRIHCGPDDPDFQRQYLAARRGEKPEPLKAASDYAKPKSIGWMVNAYFEFLEARVQAGTTSPKTLKKKRNLLTRLLERPDRTMLIPQEKLIEMQDAMGATPAQADAFIEAVGVMYDWAIERKYLQQNPARGIKPIYRKGSGAKPWKAADVRAFFAKHRIGTKPHVALSVLLWTGCRIEDLTVLGRSHECVIDGIEALRWTPLKKGSTEVSIPLLPPLKEATRAMTVQGATYVLGRGGKPFASGDSMSAMFKRWCKDAGLADLSAHGVRKGLAELLAELGCSQYEIMAILGHSEAKTSEVYTRRVERWKLAKTAIDRVKVSQAWV; translated from the coding sequence ATGAAGGTGAATTTTCCGGGGCTCGTGGTGGAGCCCCTGCCCTCTGGCAAGAAGCGCTATCGCGTGCGGCCGGAAGGCGACAAGGCAAAGCGCATCCGCATCCATTGCGGCCCCGATGATCCCGATTTCCAACGGCAGTATCTCGCTGCACGCCGCGGTGAGAAGCCCGAACCTCTCAAAGCTGCATCCGACTATGCCAAGCCCAAATCGATCGGCTGGATGGTCAATGCTTATTTCGAGTTTCTGGAGGCACGGGTGCAGGCAGGCACCACGAGCCCCAAAACCCTCAAGAAGAAGCGCAACCTTCTGACCCGTCTGCTGGAACGTCCAGACCGCACGATGCTGATCCCGCAGGAGAAGCTGATCGAGATGCAGGACGCCATGGGCGCGACACCGGCGCAGGCTGATGCTTTCATCGAAGCCGTTGGCGTCATGTATGACTGGGCCATCGAGCGGAAATACCTGCAGCAGAACCCTGCACGCGGGATCAAGCCGATCTATCGGAAGGGCAGCGGCGCAAAGCCATGGAAGGCTGCCGATGTGCGCGCATTCTTCGCTAAGCACCGAATCGGCACGAAGCCCCATGTGGCGCTGTCAGTGCTGCTCTGGACTGGCTGCAGGATCGAAGACCTGACCGTACTTGGGCGAAGCCATGAATGCGTCATAGACGGGATTGAGGCGCTGCGCTGGACGCCATTGAAGAAGGGATCGACGGAGGTCTCCATTCCCCTGCTTCCGCCGCTCAAGGAAGCCACCAGGGCGATGACGGTGCAGGGCGCAACCTATGTGCTGGGAAGAGGTGGGAAGCCGTTCGCCAGTGGCGACAGCATGTCAGCCATGTTCAAGCGCTGGTGCAAGGATGCAGGCCTCGCGGACCTCTCAGCGCATGGCGTCCGAAAAGGGCTTGCCGAGCTTCTGGCAGAGCTGGGCTGCAGCCAATACGAGATCATGGCGATCCTCGGTCATTCCGAGGCCAAGACCAGCGAAGTCTACACGCGCCGTGTAGAGCGCTGGAAGCTCGCGAAAACTGCTATTGATCGAGTGAAGGTGTCCCAAGCATGGGTTTGA
- the lipB gene encoding lipoyl(octanoyl) transferase LipB, with protein sequence MSKLAEDRVTFHPQSANAPVEWRVEPGLTDYESALAFMEQRADAIRAGEACELVWLVEHPPLYTAGTSAKPDGLVQADRFPVYKAGRGGEFTYHGPGQRVAYVMLDLKRRREDVRAFVKALEEWIIHSLASFNIRAERRCDRIGVWVERPDKAPLPDGSMMEDKIAAIGIRLRRWVSFHGIAVNVEPDLSHFGGIVPCGITGYGVTSLVDLGLPVAMEDYDLALRRSFGEIFGPSVDR encoded by the coding sequence ATGAGCAAGCTTGCCGAGGATCGGGTCACCTTTCATCCTCAGAGCGCAAATGCGCCTGTGGAGTGGCGCGTGGAACCCGGGCTCACCGATTACGAATCGGCCCTGGCATTCATGGAACAAAGAGCCGATGCGATCCGCGCCGGCGAAGCATGTGAACTGGTCTGGCTCGTCGAACATCCGCCGCTCTATACCGCCGGCACCAGCGCGAAGCCTGATGGCCTGGTGCAGGCCGATCGATTTCCCGTCTACAAGGCTGGCCGCGGTGGCGAATTTACCTATCACGGACCGGGGCAGCGCGTGGCCTATGTCATGCTGGACCTGAAACGCAGGCGCGAAGATGTCCGCGCTTTCGTGAAGGCCCTGGAGGAATGGATCATCCACAGCCTCGCTTCCTTCAATATCCGGGCCGAGCGGCGGTGTGACCGGATCGGCGTGTGGGTTGAGCGACCCGACAAGGCCCCTCTTCCCGATGGCAGCATGATGGAAGACAAGATCGCGGCGATCGGCATCCGCTTGCGCAGATGGGTGAGTTTCCACGGGATTGCGGTAAATGTGGAACCCGATCTCAGCCATTTCGGCGGGATCGTGCCCTGTGGCATCACCGGCTATGGCGTAACCAGCCTCGTCGATCTGGGACTTCCCGTTGCCATGGAAGATTATGACCTTGCTCTGCGACGGTCATTTGGCGAGATCTTCGGCCCGTCCGTAGACCGGTAA
- a CDS encoding ABC transporter ATP-binding protein has product MATAVLELKAIDRQFTQGAKVLRILEGADFTLNSGETVALVAPSGTGKSTLLHIAGLLEHADSGEVTVNGQSCTGLSDDKRTAIRRREIGFVYQFHHLLPEFTALENVMMPQLIAGLPPKEAQERAAQLLDYLKIGKRADHRPAELSGGEQQRVAIARAVANAPLVLLADEPTGNLDPATAGYVFEALEALVRQSGLAAMIATHNEELARRMDRCVTLRDGKIVEIDVKGGR; this is encoded by the coding sequence ATGGCGACAGCCGTTCTGGAACTGAAGGCGATCGATCGCCAGTTCACCCAGGGTGCAAAGGTTCTGCGCATCCTCGAAGGTGCAGATTTCACGCTCAATTCCGGCGAAACGGTCGCGCTCGTCGCACCGTCCGGCACGGGCAAGTCCACGCTTTTGCACATTGCCGGTCTGCTGGAACATGCAGATTCTGGCGAAGTGACCGTAAACGGCCAGTCCTGCACCGGTCTCTCGGACGACAAGCGCACGGCCATCCGCCGCCGTGAGATCGGATTTGTCTACCAGTTTCATCATCTCCTGCCGGAATTCACCGCCCTGGAAAATGTGATGATGCCGCAGCTCATCGCCGGTCTCCCGCCGAAGGAAGCGCAGGAGAGGGCGGCGCAGCTCCTCGACTATTTGAAGATCGGCAAGCGCGCGGATCACCGTCCAGCCGAGTTGTCTGGTGGTGAGCAGCAACGCGTGGCCATTGCGCGAGCCGTGGCCAATGCGCCGCTGGTTCTTCTTGCCGACGAGCCGACGGGCAATCTCGATCCGGCAACGGCAGGCTATGTCTTCGAAGCTCTGGAAGCCCTTGTGCGCCAGTCAGGCCTTGCTGCGATGATAGCCACGCATAACGAGGAACTCGCGCGCCGCATGGATCGATGCGTGACATTGCGTGACGGCAAGATTGTCGAGATCGACGTCAAAGGCGGTCGGTGA